TTTATTGAAGATCAAGGTGCCGAAGTCATCCCAGTAGAAGACCTGACAAGCTATCCTTCGATTTTCGGTGGTAGAGTAAAAACGCTCCACCCGAAAATATTTGGAGGAATACTTTACCGAAGGGATCATGAAGGAGATCAAGGCCAAGCTGAAGAGTTCGAAATCCCAAGTATTGATCTTGTGATTGTTGACCTATACCCTTTCGAAGAAACTGTGGCTTCTGACGCTCCAGCTCAGGATATTATAGAGAAAATCGACATCGGTGGTATTTCCTTGATCAGGGCTGCAGCAAAAAATTACAAAGACGTGCTAATCGTATCTTCTCGAGAGCAATACGCTAACTTGGAGGCGCTCTTGAAAGAAAAAGACGGAAGTACTGACTTATCGGATAGAAGAAGATTTGCGGCCGAAGCTTTTGATATTTCATCACATTATGACAGTGCCATTTTCAATTACTTTAATGAAGAAGAGGGCTTAGAGAAATTTAAAGTCAGTGAAAGAACAGGAAAGCAGTTGCGCTATGGTGAAAACCCGCATCAAGAAGGTCATTTCTATGGACCGCTTGGTGAGCTCTTCGATCAACTGAATGGGAAAGAGCTTTCCTACAATAATCTCGTTGACATTGACGCGGCGGTTTCATTGCTAGAAGAGTTTGGTGATGATGAAACTGCTTTTGCAATACTAAAACACACTAATGCTTGTGGAGTGGCCACAGGAGCAAACGTAAAAGAGGCTTACCTCAAGGCTTTTGCAGCCGATACCGTTAGCGCATTTGGTGGCGTGCTTATCTGCAACCAAACCATAGATGCTGCTGCAGCTGAAGAATTACACAAACTGTT
This is a stretch of genomic DNA from Roseivirga misakiensis. It encodes these proteins:
- the purH gene encoding bifunctional phosphoribosylaminoimidazolecarboxamide formyltransferase/IMP cyclohydrolase, which translates into the protein MSQIRIKSALVSVFYKDNLAPIIDLLKANNVTIYSTGGTQKFIEDQGAEVIPVEDLTSYPSIFGGRVKTLHPKIFGGILYRRDHEGDQGQAEEFEIPSIDLVIVDLYPFEETVASDAPAQDIIEKIDIGGISLIRAAAKNYKDVLIVSSREQYANLEALLKEKDGSTDLSDRRRFAAEAFDISSHYDSAIFNYFNEEEGLEKFKVSERTGKQLRYGENPHQEGHFYGPLGELFDQLNGKELSYNNLVDIDAAVSLLEEFGDDETAFAILKHTNACGVATGANVKEAYLKAFAADTVSAFGGVLICNQTIDAAAAEELHKLFFEVLIAPGFDADALEILKAKKNRVLLVKKQKLNTQKQYKNLLNGVIVQDRDLVTDKAEDFKTVTKKDVTEEQKRALVFASKICKHTKSNTIILAKEGQLLASGVGQTSRVDALRQAIEKAKSFGFELTGAVMASDAFFPFPDCVEIASGEGITAVIQPGGSIKDELSINFCDNNDMAMVFTGTRHFKH